The following coding sequences are from one Deinococcus aerophilus window:
- a CDS encoding GGDEF domain-containing protein translates to MFRLLVLLALLACAAALWSQSPAFDPLDVWALPLLATILLGLQVLLAAGKIHVRTAFNGAFLVVSVYVLLALDHQFRVLPPGALSLSENTYWFAVIYTAAFVTYPTGRALQVVGIVLAAAVVICVGHLLYTVPAQTRMSLTGASLQFLLTGTVLIVIQATLGAQRVRLLAARAAAYTDPLTGLANRRAAEERLWALSRTAATYTVVLFDLDHFKRINDTHGHATGDLVLRGVADTVRAHLPEGAVAARWGGEEFLMILPPLTEQEARSTLNVLRNKLREQRHGEVMGVTACFGVATAQPGEHPDRAVARADQAMYAAKQQGRNDIRLAEWRHTQVPVNLEPAPLGGEPGES, encoded by the coding sequence TGGATGTCTGGGCACTGCCGCTGCTGGCCACCATCCTGCTGGGGCTGCAGGTACTCCTGGCGGCCGGAAAGATCCACGTCCGCACCGCCTTCAATGGAGCGTTTCTGGTGGTGAGCGTGTATGTTCTGCTCGCCCTGGACCATCAGTTCCGGGTGCTGCCCCCCGGCGCCCTGAGCCTCTCGGAGAACACGTACTGGTTCGCTGTGATCTACACGGCAGCCTTCGTGACGTATCCGACCGGCCGGGCGCTGCAGGTGGTAGGGATTGTGCTGGCGGCCGCGGTGGTGATCTGTGTAGGGCATCTGCTGTACACGGTGCCGGCCCAGACCCGCATGTCGCTGACCGGAGCGTCGCTGCAGTTCCTGCTCACGGGCACGGTCCTGATCGTGATCCAGGCGACGTTGGGCGCGCAGAGGGTGCGGCTGCTTGCCGCCCGTGCCGCCGCCTACACCGATCCCCTGACCGGCCTGGCCAACCGCCGCGCCGCCGAGGAGCGGCTGTGGGCGCTGTCGCGGACTGCGGCCACTTACACGGTGGTGCTGTTTGATCTGGACCACTTCAAGCGAATCAACGACACGCACGGCCACGCCACCGGCGATCTGGTGCTGCGCGGCGTGGCCGATACCGTGCGCGCCCACCTGCCCGAGGGAGCCGTGGCAGCGCGCTGGGGCGGTGAGGAATTTCTGATGATTCTGCCCCCGCTGACTGAGCAGGAGGCGAGAAGCACCCTCAATGTGCTGCGCAACAAGCTGCGCGAGCAGCGGCACGGCGAGGTGATGGGCGTGACCGCATGTTTCGGGGTCGCCACCGCGCAGCCGGGCGAGCACCCGGACCGGGCCGTGGCGCGGGCAGATCAGGCCATGTACGCCGCCAAGCAGCAGGGCCGCAACGACATCCGTCTGGCCGAATGGCGGCATACCCAGGTCCCGGTGAACCTGGAGCCTGCCCCGCTGGGAGGCGAACCCGGCGAGTCCTGA
- a CDS encoding electron transfer flavoprotein subunit beta/FixA family protein: MKILTLVRQVPDAEARIKINGQSVDLEGTTLVIDGMDEYGVEEALRLREGGANVEEIVALAVGPKKVEDALRTALAMGVDRAIHVETNERYDAVALSRIVAQVAGAEGSDLILLGGQEADWDSQALGAASAERLGWPQLTWTNELSADGDTLTGRHDVDDGNEGFKVALPAVVTAQQGLNEPRYPTLPNIMKAKKKELRKDEPSTYSVQPSVKYVNAEIQTRARLNKMIDGKDPQAAAEQLLDLLRNEAKVLA; this comes from the coding sequence ATGAAAATCTTGACCCTTGTCAGACAGGTTCCCGATGCGGAGGCCCGCATCAAGATCAATGGACAGAGCGTCGATCTGGAAGGCACCACCCTGGTGATCGACGGCATGGACGAATACGGCGTGGAAGAAGCGCTGCGCCTGCGTGAAGGCGGCGCGAATGTCGAGGAGATCGTGGCGCTGGCGGTCGGACCCAAGAAGGTCGAGGACGCGCTGCGCACTGCTCTGGCGATGGGTGTGGACCGCGCCATTCATGTCGAGACCAACGAGCGGTATGACGCCGTGGCCCTCAGCAGGATCGTGGCGCAGGTGGCCGGGGCCGAGGGCAGCGACCTGATTCTGCTTGGCGGTCAGGAAGCCGACTGGGACTCGCAGGCCCTGGGCGCCGCCAGCGCCGAGCGCCTGGGCTGGCCGCAGCTGACCTGGACCAATGAGCTGAGCGCCGACGGCGACACCCTGACCGGACGCCACGATGTGGATGACGGCAACGAGGGCTTCAAGGTGGCCCTGCCCGCCGTGGTCACCGCGCAGCAGGGTCTGAATGAGCCGCGTTACCCCACGCTGCCCAACATCATGAAAGCCAAGAAGAAAGAGCTGCGCAAGGACGAACCCTCGACCTACAGCGTGCAGCCCAGCGTGAAGTACGTGAACGCGGAAATCCAGACCCGCGCCCGCCTGAACAAGATGATCGACGGCAAGGATCCGCAGGCCGCCGCCGAGCAACTTCTCGATCTCCTGCGCAACGAAGCGAAGGTGCTGGCATGA
- a CDS encoding carboxymuconolactone decarboxylase family protein has translation MTSNDDSLRPPGSEAATSHQAREVLFGSQHDRILERLTALDADLAGYIRDFAYDTVYDRPGLDLRTKELIACALLVSLGSPPELRTHLRGALNAGATEDEVRGALMMCVPYLGFPRAVAGFEMLNTHLKAGESKKGERQKKG, from the coding sequence ATGACTTCCAACGACGATTCCCTGCGTCCACCCGGATCCGAGGCGGCCACCTCCCACCAGGCCCGCGAGGTGCTGTTCGGCTCGCAGCATGACCGCATCCTGGAGCGCCTCACAGCACTGGACGCCGACCTCGCCGGCTACATCCGGGACTTCGCCTACGACACGGTGTATGACCGGCCGGGCCTGGATCTCCGGACCAAGGAACTGATTGCCTGCGCGCTGCTGGTCTCGCTGGGCAGTCCCCCGGAACTCAGAACCCACCTGCGCGGAGCGCTGAACGCCGGGGCCACCGAGGATGAGGTCCGGGGAGCACTGATGATGTGCGTGCCATATCTGGGCTTTCCGCGCGCGGTGGCCGGCTTTGAGATGCTGAACACCCATCTGAAGGCCGGGGAAAGCAAGAAAGGGGAACGCCAGAAAAAGGGGTGA
- a CDS encoding disulfide bond formation protein B, giving the protein MSRDNRLYLAWVVALVATLGSLYFSEVRGFRPCVLCWYQRIAMYPLSVILGVAALGSDLAVRRYVLPLAAAGWIVALIQNLEDWSVIPTLKACSALADPTVVPCNTPWPLWGAGALSGLNGILTIPVLSLTAFTLIIVLLSWRRRRL; this is encoded by the coding sequence ATGTCCCGCGACAACCGCCTGTACCTGGCCTGGGTGGTGGCGCTCGTCGCCACCCTGGGCAGTCTGTATTTCAGTGAAGTGCGGGGCTTCCGGCCCTGCGTGCTGTGCTGGTATCAACGCATCGCCATGTATCCGCTGTCGGTGATTCTGGGCGTGGCTGCGCTGGGAAGTGATCTGGCCGTCCGCCGTTATGTGCTGCCGCTGGCGGCGGCCGGCTGGATCGTGGCCCTGATTCAGAATCTGGAAGACTGGAGCGTGATTCCCACCCTCAAGGCCTGCAGCGCCCTGGCCGACCCCACGGTGGTTCCGTGCAACACGCCGTGGCCGTTGTGGGGTGCGGGGGCGCTGTCTGGCCTCAACGGAATTCTGACCATTCCGGTGCTGAGCCTGACCGCCTTCACCTTGATCATTGTGCTGCTGTCGTGGCGCAGACGTCGGCTCTGA
- a CDS encoding SDR family NAD(P)-dependent oxidoreductase, producing the protein MSRAQRSSEASESPVVIVTGAARGIGRAIAELYAERGSRVLSVDLSLPPTLKGQRRVRADVSSAAGRERIVRAARELGGVNVLVNNAAYQDAHGSVLEVSERGWARTLNVNLTAPLLLTRALIDLMGAGSAVVNVASVQGLLAEQNNAAYNASKGGLVNLTRAMSLDLAPRGVRVNAVAPGAISTEAVLQAIQDSQDPESTRRDYEDLHALRRMGTPQEVAQVVYFLGSDAASFMTGTIVPVDGGMTASFMMAGRPV; encoded by the coding sequence ATGAGCAGAGCCCAGCGCTCCAGTGAAGCTTCTGAATCGCCCGTCGTGATCGTGACCGGAGCGGCCCGTGGCATCGGGCGGGCCATTGCCGAACTGTATGCCGAACGGGGCAGCCGGGTCCTCAGTGTGGACCTGTCCCTGCCGCCTACCCTCAAGGGTCAACGCCGCGTCCGGGCGGATGTCAGCAGCGCCGCCGGACGCGAGCGCATCGTGCGGGCGGCGCGGGAGCTGGGCGGCGTGAACGTGCTGGTCAACAACGCGGCGTATCAGGATGCACACGGCAGCGTCCTGGAAGTCAGCGAGCGCGGCTGGGCCCGGACCCTGAACGTGAATCTGACCGCGCCCCTGCTGCTGACCCGCGCCCTGATTGACCTGATGGGCGCGGGCAGCGCCGTGGTCAATGTGGCCTCGGTGCAGGGCCTGTTGGCCGAGCAGAACAACGCGGCGTACAACGCCAGCAAGGGCGGGCTGGTCAACCTGACCCGGGCCATGAGCCTGGATCTGGCTCCGCGCGGGGTCCGTGTGAATGCCGTGGCGCCGGGGGCCATCAGCACCGAGGCGGTTTTGCAGGCCATCCAGGACAGCCAGGACCCCGAGAGCACCCGCCGGGATTATGAAGACCTCCACGCCCTGCGCCGCATGGGGACCCCCCAGGAAGTGGCCCAGGTCGTCTACTTTCTGGGCAGCGACGCGGCCAGCTTCATGACCGGAACCATCGTGCCGGTAGACGGCGGCATGACCGCCAGCTTCATGATGGCGGGGCGACCGGTCTGA
- a CDS encoding electron transfer flavoprotein subunit alpha/FixB family protein: MILIVAEHAGGKLGKATLEMVTAAREAGREGPITLLVLGQDVAAVATEAAAVADQVLVGDLPALAQYNPEVWAAAVAQIAREGEANTVLIGGSRSGREYAPRVAVKLDAPYLEDATKLSVNGNALQAQRYTYLARVTETVEAEGPVIVVTVKPGSFAPAAPASAAGEQYDIELDLPTPRTEITGKSVEKTSRVALTEADVIVTGGRGVGSPENFAQYVEGLADNIGAGVGATRAVVDAGWRPYAEQVGQTGKTVQPKAYIALGVSGAVQHLSGMGKSKNIIAINKDAEAPIFKVADYGIVGDVNQIVPALIAASKK, from the coding sequence ATGATTCTGATTGTTGCTGAACACGCCGGGGGCAAACTTGGCAAGGCCACCCTGGAAATGGTCACTGCCGCCCGCGAGGCCGGGCGTGAGGGACCAATCACGTTGCTCGTGCTGGGGCAGGACGTGGCCGCAGTCGCCACCGAGGCCGCCGCAGTCGCCGATCAGGTGCTCGTGGGCGACCTGCCCGCACTGGCACAGTACAACCCGGAAGTCTGGGCCGCCGCTGTGGCCCAGATCGCCCGCGAGGGCGAGGCGAACACCGTTCTGATCGGCGGCAGCCGTTCGGGCCGCGAGTACGCTCCCCGCGTCGCCGTCAAGCTGGACGCCCCGTATCTGGAAGACGCCACCAAGCTGAGCGTCAACGGAAACGCCCTGCAGGCCCAGCGCTACACCTACCTGGCCCGCGTGACCGAGACGGTGGAAGCCGAGGGCCCGGTCATCGTCGTGACGGTCAAGCCCGGCAGCTTCGCTCCGGCGGCCCCGGCCAGCGCGGCCGGCGAGCAGTACGACATCGAGCTGGACCTGCCGACCCCCCGCACCGAGATCACCGGCAAGAGCGTCGAGAAGACCAGCCGCGTGGCCCTCACCGAGGCGGACGTGATCGTGACCGGCGGACGCGGCGTGGGCAGTCCCGAGAACTTCGCGCAGTACGTCGAGGGTCTGGCCGACAACATCGGTGCGGGCGTCGGCGCGACCCGCGCGGTGGTGGACGCGGGCTGGCGGCCCTACGCCGAGCAGGTCGGCCAGACCGGCAAGACCGTGCAGCCCAAGGCCTACATCGCCCTGGGGGTCAGCGGCGCGGTGCAGCACCTCTCCGGCATGGGCAAGAGCAAGAACATCATCGCCATCAACAAGGACGCCGAGGCGCCCATCTTCAAGGTGGCCGACTACGGCATCGTGGGCGACGTGAACCAGATCGTCCCGGCATTGATCGCCGCCAGCAAGAAGTAA
- the uvrA gene encoding excinuclease ABC subunit UvrA has translation MQNNLIVRGAKEHNLKDITVELPRDQFIVITGVSGSGKSTLAFDTIYAEGQRRYVESLSAYARQFLGLMEKPDVESITGLSPAISIDQRTTSHNPRSTVGTVTEIHDYLRLLYARVGTPYCPICGRKIEKQSPSEITDRLLREFGDKRAILLAPVVRGRKGEYRKLFGDLRREGFARVRVDGTLYELEEAEKLKLEKFEKHDVDVVIDRVTLRETDRSRIAESVELGLRRGESLLRVLLPDAGEDGGAHEELYSEKFACPEHGSVLEELEPRSFSFNSPYGACGDCAGLGSKNEFSPELVVDEKLSVAEGAILPWSKKGTGGGVYYWDKLQALAEHLDFSLKTPWRDLPAAAQHAILHGPGQPFEVVYRRGGKETMRFMTEFEGVIPNLERRYADTESDFMREKLEELMEMRPCPTCGGTRYKPEILAVRAGGLNIAQVGGMSVLEADAFFGGLQHSTLDHSAITPFLKGHLGGTARAHAPRHYEYALNAFGEAVAAPILKAIRTRLKFLVDVGLDYLSLDRTANTLSGGEAQRIRLATQVGSGLTGVLYVLDEPSIGLHPKDNGRLIGTLKNLRDLGNTLLVVEHDEDTMMEADYLVDMGPGAGVHGGEVVAVGTPQEVRDSPHSLTGKYLRGELKIEVPSVRRRGNGKKLKVFGAREHNLQNVDAEIPLGTMTVVTGPSGSGKSTLIHDILHATLARELNGAKTTPGKYDRIEGMEHLDKVIEIDQSPIGRTPRSNPATYTGVFTEIRDLFTRTPEARRRGYQAGRFSFNVKGGRCEHCKGDGVMKIEMNFLPDIYVPCEVCKGARYNRETLEVKYNHKTISDVLDMTVEDAHTFFEAIPTIERKMQLLLDVGLGYMRIGQPSTTLSGGEAQRIKLASELSKRATGKTIYILDEPTTGLHFEDVRKLMEVLSRLVEGGNTLVVIEHNLDVMKCADHLIDLGPEGGVRGGTIVATGTPEELAAHPTSFTGEYLGRVPGIIAAAQEEPEAVLVAAGSRGRAKPAGARTQSRAKKGAA, from the coding sequence TTGCAGAACAACCTGATTGTGCGCGGCGCAAAAGAACACAACCTCAAGGACATCACCGTGGAGTTGCCGCGCGACCAGTTCATCGTGATTACCGGGGTATCGGGCAGCGGCAAGAGCACGCTGGCCTTCGACACCATCTACGCCGAGGGCCAGCGCCGGTATGTGGAGAGCCTGTCGGCCTACGCGCGCCAGTTCCTGGGCCTGATGGAAAAGCCCGACGTGGAGAGCATCACCGGGCTGTCGCCCGCGATCTCCATCGACCAGCGCACCACCAGCCACAACCCGCGCAGCACGGTGGGCACCGTGACCGAGATCCACGATTACCTGCGTCTGCTGTACGCCCGCGTGGGTACGCCGTACTGCCCGATTTGCGGCCGCAAGATCGAGAAGCAGAGTCCCAGCGAGATCACCGACCGCCTGCTGCGCGAGTTTGGCGACAAACGGGCGATCCTGCTCGCTCCGGTGGTGCGCGGGCGCAAGGGTGAGTACCGCAAGCTGTTCGGTGACCTGCGCCGCGAGGGCTTTGCTCGGGTGCGGGTAGACGGCACGCTGTACGAGCTGGAGGAAGCCGAGAAGCTCAAGCTGGAGAAGTTCGAGAAGCACGACGTGGACGTGGTGATTGACCGCGTGACCCTGCGCGAGACCGACCGCAGCCGCATCGCCGAGAGCGTGGAACTCGGCCTGCGCCGGGGCGAGAGCCTGCTGCGCGTCCTGCTTCCTGATGCGGGCGAGGACGGCGGCGCCCACGAGGAACTGTACTCCGAGAAGTTCGCGTGCCCGGAACACGGCAGCGTGCTGGAGGAACTGGAGCCGCGTTCGTTCTCCTTCAACTCGCCCTACGGGGCCTGCGGCGACTGCGCGGGCCTGGGCAGCAAGAATGAATTCTCGCCCGAACTGGTCGTTGACGAGAAGCTGTCGGTGGCCGAGGGAGCCATCCTGCCGTGGAGCAAGAAGGGCACCGGCGGCGGCGTGTACTACTGGGACAAGCTGCAGGCCCTGGCCGAGCATCTGGACTTCAGCCTCAAGACCCCGTGGCGCGACCTGCCGGCCGCCGCGCAACATGCCATCCTGCACGGCCCCGGTCAGCCCTTCGAGGTGGTGTACCGCCGCGGCGGCAAGGAAACCATGCGCTTCATGACCGAGTTCGAGGGGGTGATTCCCAATCTGGAACGGCGCTACGCCGATACCGAGTCGGACTTCATGCGTGAGAAGCTCGAGGAACTCATGGAGATGCGGCCCTGCCCGACCTGCGGCGGCACGCGCTACAAGCCCGAGATTCTGGCCGTGCGCGCCGGTGGCCTGAACATCGCGCAGGTGGGCGGCATGAGCGTGCTGGAGGCCGACGCCTTCTTTGGCGGCCTGCAGCACAGCACGCTGGATCACAGCGCCATCACCCCCTTCCTGAAGGGTCATCTGGGCGGTACGGCCCGTGCCCATGCGCCCCGCCACTACGAATACGCGCTCAACGCCTTTGGTGAGGCGGTGGCGGCCCCGATCCTCAAGGCCATCCGCACCCGCCTGAAATTTCTGGTGGACGTGGGGCTGGACTACCTGTCGCTGGACCGCACCGCGAACACGCTGTCGGGCGGCGAGGCCCAGCGCATCCGTCTGGCCACCCAGGTCGGCTCGGGGCTGACCGGGGTGCTGTATGTGCTGGACGAGCCCAGCATCGGACTGCATCCCAAGGACAACGGCCGCCTGATCGGGACCCTCAAGAACCTGCGTGACCTGGGCAACACCCTGCTCGTGGTGGAACACGACGAGGACACCATGATGGAGGCCGATTACCTGGTGGACATGGGGCCGGGGGCGGGCGTCCACGGCGGCGAGGTCGTGGCGGTGGGCACGCCGCAGGAAGTCCGCGACAGCCCCCACAGCCTGACCGGCAAGTACCTGCGCGGCGAGCTGAAGATCGAGGTGCCCAGCGTCCGGCGCCGCGGCAACGGCAAGAAGCTCAAGGTGTTCGGAGCGCGCGAGCACAACCTGCAGAACGTGGACGCCGAGATTCCGCTGGGCACCATGACGGTCGTCACCGGTCCTTCGGGCAGCGGCAAGAGCACCCTGATTCACGACATCCTGCACGCCACGCTCGCCCGCGAACTCAACGGCGCAAAGACCACGCCGGGCAAGTACGACCGCATCGAGGGCATGGAGCATCTGGACAAGGTCATCGAGATTGACCAGTCTCCGATCGGCCGCACGCCCCGCAGCAACCCGGCGACCTATACCGGGGTCTTCACCGAGATCCGCGACCTGTTCACCCGCACCCCCGAGGCGCGCCGGCGCGGGTATCAGGCCGGACGCTTCTCGTTCAACGTCAAGGGTGGGCGCTGCGAGCACTGCAAGGGCGACGGTGTCATGAAGATCGAGATGAACTTCCTGCCCGACATCTACGTGCCGTGCGAGGTCTGCAAGGGAGCGCGCTACAACCGCGAGACGCTGGAGGTCAAGTACAACCACAAGACCATCAGCGACGTGCTGGACATGACCGTCGAGGACGCCCACACCTTCTTCGAGGCCATTCCGACCATTGAGCGCAAGATGCAGCTGCTGCTGGACGTCGGCCTGGGTTACATGCGCATCGGACAGCCGAGCACCACCCTCTCGGGCGGCGAGGCCCAGCGCATCAAGCTCGCCTCCGAGCTGTCCAAGCGGGCCACCGGCAAGACCATCTACATCCTGGACGAACCCACCACCGGGCTGCACTTCGAGGACGTCCGCAAACTGATGGAGGTGCTGTCGCGCCTGGTGGAGGGGGGCAACACGCTGGTGGTCATCGAGCATAACCTGGACGTGATGAAGTGCGCCGACCACTTGATCGACCTGGGCCCGGAGGGAGGCGTGCGCGGCGGCACCATCGTCGCGACCGGTACCCCCGAGGAACTCGCGGCGCATCCCACGAGCTTCACCGGCGAGTACCTCGGCCGTGTGCCCGGCATCATCGCAGCCGCACAGGAGGAGCCGGAAGCGGTTCTGGTGGCTGCAGGCAGCCGGGGCCGCGCCAAGCCCGCGGGTGCCCGGACCCAGAGTCGTGCTAAGAAAGGGGCAGCATGA
- a CDS encoding DsbA family protein, whose amino-acid sequence MTRLQGNNPNRTILVVGTLLAAVLIVLAIFAVRDKPAAGAALNASFNLDGIPYDGQADAPVNVVVVEDFKCPVCKQFEASVAPALESKYVETGKIKLYSLVWPFLAENARLPTDDSKLAAQAAYCVYDQGGNEAFTAYKAVLFRAQGDESTVWATKTRLKDLATNVEGVDQAKFATCLDTDATAARVDAAEKQAMDAKVNHTPTVFVNGKEVVQTGGLDQLQTATEAAIEAALQ is encoded by the coding sequence ATGACCAGACTTCAGGGAAACAACCCCAACCGCACCATCCTGGTGGTCGGCACACTGCTGGCCGCCGTGCTGATCGTCCTGGCCATCTTCGCCGTGCGTGACAAGCCCGCTGCCGGCGCTGCCCTGAATGCCAGCTTCAATCTGGACGGCATTCCGTATGACGGTCAGGCGGACGCGCCCGTGAACGTGGTGGTCGTCGAGGACTTCAAATGTCCGGTCTGCAAGCAGTTCGAGGCCAGCGTTGCGCCCGCGCTGGAAAGCAAGTACGTGGAAACCGGCAAGATCAAGCTGTACTCGCTGGTCTGGCCCTTCCTGGCCGAGAACGCCCGGCTGCCTACCGACGACAGCAAGCTGGCCGCCCAGGCCGCGTACTGCGTCTACGACCAAGGCGGCAACGAGGCCTTCACCGCCTACAAGGCGGTCCTCTTCCGTGCTCAGGGCGATGAATCCACCGTCTGGGCCACCAAGACGCGCCTGAAGGATCTGGCAACCAATGTGGAGGGCGTCGATCAGGCCAAGTTTGCCACCTGCCTGGATACGGACGCGACCGCCGCCCGCGTAGACGCCGCCGAGAAACAGGCCATGGACGCGAAGGTCAACCACACGCCCACCGTCTTCGTCAATGGCAAGGAAGTCGTCCAGACCGGTGGCCTTGATCAGCTGCAGACGGCCACCGAAGCCGCCATTGAAGCTGCCCTTCAGTAG